GTGAGGCTGGCTGGGCCTTAACAAGGGTGGGAAAGAAGTGGTTCAGACTGAAAAGGCTCATCCCACTAAGGGGCTCTGGATGGAAAAGTAGACTAACTACCACTGACCGACTCCCTCCATGGTCCTAGGCAAGCTTCTACTGGGCCGCAATGGAACTATCTTATTACGTATATCAATCACCTAGGAATCTGCTAAACATAGACTCTGAGGCAGACAGTTGGGGCTGGGGGCTGGCAACCCCCACATTTAAACAGTGCCCAGGTCATGAGGCTGCAAGCCTGTTAGCCACACTGTGAGTAGCGAGGCTCCTGAGCTCCTATGAGGGACCCAGGAGTCCTTATCTCACTTCCAAGCCCCTCAGGCCCAGTGTTGGATGATTCAGCCTCCCAAAGCTGGGACATGGGATGAGCCCCTCTGAGGTGAATTCGGGTAAGCAGGAAAGACAAGAACTGGGTACGAGCTGGAGGTCACCCAGCCGTTGTCCCCGCAGCAATGGTTCACGGTGTTGGAGCGTTACCACCCCACCACCTGCACCATCTCAGACCTCATCATCGGGAACTCGTACTCCTTCCGTGTCTTCTCGGAAAACCTGTGTGGCCTCAGCGATGCGGCCACCACCACCAAGGAGCTGGCTCACATCCAGAAGGCAGGTAAGCGGTTCTGAACCTGGGCAGGAAACCTAAGCAGGACTGGTATTCCAACATCTGTCGCTactgcttcttctgtgtccccACACCCCTCTAGGCTTCTCCTCAGTCCCTGCTCCTTGGAACATTTGCTGCCCTTCCCCCCACTCAATAGTTCTCTGtgatatgaatgtatgtgtgatTTTGTACACACACTGGCATGGAGTGACCATAAATAACGGGTGGGGACGGACAGATTTTAGCAAACACCAAAGCAAAGCCATGCAAATGAGTGGCCCCTCAGGAGGCCTGTGTGCTTGTTATAAGATGCCTATGGCTGCTAACATCATAGAAGTCACTGGGTATCCTGCCCAGTGTCCCCAGGGGCACACTCTGAAAGGTGACATGTACATGATAGGCAGACTGGCAACCTGTAAGGACACACACCTCCCCACCCAAGACTGCTGTGGTATTTACTGTCCCCATCAGGTATCTGATCAGTGCGGGCAATTGGAAACTTTGGGACCCCACCTTGACTCCTGCCtgtcccagatcctccccacaaCATACACATCAGTGACCCTAGAAGCCACACTTTTAATTATTgttcattttaattacatttatttgtgtgtaagtggtgtgttcacatgcacgcacgcatgtggACTCTAAGGACAGCTTAtcaggtctctccttctaccttccgGGCTCCAGGATTGAACACAGGGTGGCAAGGTTGGTGGCAAGCATCCTTACCCCCTGAGTCATCTCAGTCACCCTGGAAGCCACACTTCTGAACAGCAGCCCAAGCAGCACAGCCATAAGTTTTGtgttgaaaagaaaggaaacccaCCCGGCCTCAAAGACAGGCAGAAATGGAATGTGATGTTCGGTTTCTGCCTCACTGCCCTGTGGCTCGGtttccccacccactcctctctgTTCACCTCTGACCTGCCTCAGCTCCACTCAGCTAGGCTTTCTCTGGTGCCTGACAGTTTCCATGTGTTGACCAGGTTGAGCTTCCCAAAGCTTAGGGGTTGAGGCCAGTCTTCTGAAGCCCCCTTAATGCCTATAACCTCAAATTCTCGCCTGAACTCAGATATCACTGCCAAACCTAAGGGATTTATTGAGCGAGACTTCTCAGAAGCCCCGTCTTTCACCCAGCCCCTGGCTGACCACACCTCCACTCCTGGCTACAGCACACAACTCTTCTGCAGCGTCCGAGCTTCACCCAAGGTGAGGGGCCCTGGGCTGGTGGGGCGGGCAAGGGCAGCAGGGTTGAAACTGTCTCCTGAGAGTCGGTTGCAACCCACGTTCTCACTTCATTGTCCTTCATCTGACCTTGCTTTCAGCCCAAGATCATCTGGATGAAAAACAAGATGGATATCCAGGGTGACCCAAAGTACCGCGCAGTTTCTGAGCAAGGGGTCTGCACCCTGGAGATTAGGAAGCCCAGCCCTTTTGACTCTGGGGTCTACACATGCAAGGCCATCAACGTGCTAGGGGAGGCCTCTGTGGACTGCCGATTAGAGGTCAAAGGTGAGAGTCTGAAGGTTCCCTTAGCTCCTGGCCATGGGGGACAGGTAGACTCCTCTTTGGAGAGGGACTAGATGCAACTCAAGAGTGAAAActggagcaggaggcaggagtagGGGAGCGTTAAGCACAggttgggtgactttccaggtggGAAGATGTTCTAGTTGGGGATCGGGGCACTGGGGATCGAACCTCAAACCTCGCAGTTCACTCCTGGCTCCCCCAAGGGCTAACCTGTAGGATCTCTTTCAGCCTCTGCCACACACTGAAGAGCAACATGGCAGACTGGGACAAGGAGACAGGTGAGCGGATGGGCCCACTCCTTCAGCTAACTCCAGTGagcacatggtggaagaggagaacccACTTCCCAGGCCCAAAGCATCACTGAggaagagctaggcaggaagggaaggcagtAGACAGATCTGGGTACAATTTTGCAGCTAAAGTCAACTAGCACGCATGTTCAATTTGGTAAAGACAGGGTAGGGCTGCGCCATGCTGGTGAGGTCTGGAAGGGAAAAAGGTACAGCGTGGGTGGTCGCAGGACAGGATCTAGCCTCGACTTTGAGTGACTATAAACATAGATATCTTCTTTGCAACTTTTTCCTCATCAGAAAAGTAGGGACCCAGCCcttgtccttccttctttatttagtGGCTCCGAGGTTCTGGAAGAACTAGGAAGTTCTAGGGCTACACTAGGCAGAGTTCAGCCTTGAGAACTGAGCctaaggaaggacagagaagggtgGAGGTGATTCTCCACCTGACCCCCCCTACTTCTCTTCTGGCAGCTTGGTCACATACCAGGACTCAGAAGGACATTGTCTGCCAGGTCCTGCAGGCCTGAGGATCAGGCCCTCAGGACCAAAATGTCTCTCCACGGATACCCAAGACCAAGACACCATAGGAACATGGAGAGGCCTCTGGTACCTGCAGGTCTCCCTCCTCCAGAAGCTGGCATCCAGCCAGACCCAGGAGTGGGCTTGGCAGGCCTCAGGTCAGGCCTCCTGGGTACGAGAGTGCCCCAGAGGTGCAGTGACTGCTGCCCCCTGCAGAGTTGTGCGCTGGGTGAGAAGCAGTCAAATAAACGCCTGTGGTGTTACAGCATGGGGCTTCTGTGGCAGTGAGTGTCGTGGAAAGATACTATGTTGCTACGCAAGGAGACACTGTCACCACAAGGAAAGTACCAACAGGAAGGGTCTCCCGATAGCACAGGACAGTTTTCAGACATGTGAACGTTCCGGATCTTGCTTCCTGATTCACAATGTGCTACCCTAAATGTGTAACTATAGCAACAGAAACACCATCTTGGAACTTTCCTTGTTCCATCTGCTCCCACACCCCTCTCCCAGCTTTCCCACCATCGCCACCATTGCTTTCTCTGCTAAGGTGATCTAACTGTCCTCTGACAGTGCTGGGGTGGTACCGGCAACACACTCCTCACAAGGGTTCACAGTCTTTTATTAGACACAGGGACCTCCTTGGACGCCAGGGACACCTTACCTCCCACTGAGGGAAGAGCCTGGAGTCAATACTCACACTCAGAACCTGTCACCCTCCCCTGCTGCTGTCCACACAAGGAAGAAAGTCAGGTTCAGTAGGGTATGGATTGGTCCTGAGACCCACAAAGGCCTGCACTATACTCGTAACACAGCTTCTGAAACCCCTAAATACTGAACTTAACCCCCCAGGAGCATTTTGGATATTTGAATGCCAGCAAGGCAATCCTTCACACTCTCAAGAGAGTGGTCTCTGGTCTGGTCTGGCCTGCCATACCCCACACCAGGAGTGCCCATGTCACCTGGGAGCCTCTTGGAGGCTTCCCTCATCTTCCTCCCCACTCAGGCAGAGTGTTCCCAAGAGTTGTCCTTTCTGGGGCTTTCTTCTCCTGGAGCCCAAGCAGAGACAGTGTCATCCAGGAGAGTCCAGGCCTGCCTCTGAGAGTTGGTGACGCAGAAGACAGAAAGTTACATTGGGAACACCCTGAAGTTCAGGGCAAAAGTGCTcagtgctgccctctgctggctacTTGAGGCCAGCACCTACTGGACCGTGCTTATGTCCCAGTGCTTAGAGGCCCACTGGAATTCCAAGACTGTGAATAAACAAAATCCGAGAGTGGATCCCTAgtcccattctttctgccttgtcTATATATAACCTCAGGCTTGTCGGGGTAAGGACTGCGGGCATTGCAGGACCTGTATGACCAGAAACACAAAATCCTTAGAGGTGGGGATAAGGTCTCCTTTCCTGAACTTTGCTATTTTTTCCTATAGaataggagagaaagaaaagccaggacATACCCACTTCTCTCTATCCATCCTCTGAGGGAGTCTTATCCTCACCTTGAAGTTGGTCTTAATAGCAGGCCCCCTGTTTGACTGTAGGAGCTAGAATATTCTAGCCCTAGATCTCTGAATGCCTTGTAGAACAGCCAGGCATGGGCACTCAGCACCTCAGGGCACCCAGTTCCCTGCCATAGCCTGACCCACCTCCaagcctcctccagctccccaagGGACAGGGCAGCTGGATCCTCGGGGAGGGGCCCTGCTCTGTGGCATCTCTTTGGAGCCTCCCTGGTGCCTACAGCTCACACCCCAGCCGGGGCAGCTAAGGAGGAGCAATGGGACAGTTGGGACACTGGTTGTGGGCTGGAGGGAGTAAGGTGGAGGCTAGTCATCAGCCTTCTCCTCTGGGAGGTCATCGTCAATGGGGGGTTTGGGCTGGCATCGGAAATGATCATTCCAAATCTTCAGAAAGGTGACCCGAAACTTGTGGATGCGGAAGGCATAGACGATGGGGTTCATGGCCGAGTTGCCGTGCGTGAGGAAGATGGCAATGTAGATGAGGATGCTGGGCTTCTGGCAGGTGGGGCAGAAGAGGGTGATACAGTTCAGGATGTGCAGTGGCAGCCAGCTGAgggcaaagaggaagaggatgagcgCCAATGACTTGGCGATCTTCAGCTCCTTCCCGTAGTACTTCTGTGGGTCAccggaggaggcggatactttctTGTTGAGCTGCTTACGGATCAGGTAGAAGACCTCCAGGTAGATGAGGACCATGAGGAGCAGCGGCGGCAGCACCCAGACGAAGAAGTTGAAGTAGACCATGTACTCCATGCTGATAACCTTCTCGAACTCACACTTGATCACGGGCTCCCCCACACTCCCGTTAGCGGCCCAGGCTTGCTCCACCTCACTCAGATTGTTCCAGCCGAACATGGGTGTCAGGCCTACCACAAGGGAGAGAATCCAGCAGCCTGCTATGGCCACTGCCGCCCGCCGCTGGGTCACCACTGTCTTGTACCTGGAGGGAAGGAGAACAGGGTATGAGAAGTAGCCCCGTGACTCTGTGTGGACCCCTTCCCTGAGGCTCACCTGCCGCTAGAGGCTCTAAGAGGAGGCTTCTCCACATTGAAGATCTAATGCGTGTGTGCACGCGGGCACACACGCGTGTATGTCTTTAGCTCAGGGGCCTAACCGCTAGAATCTAAGGTTAGCCCAGAGTTTGTAAACTCCAGCCTCATTTCTCTTCCAGCAGAGGAAAGAAATTCTGAGGagtcataaaaataataacagaagctgggcggtggtagtgcacatctttaatccagttctggggagccagaggcagatgaatctctgagttcgaggccagcctggtctacagagtgagttccaggtcagataAGACTAAACAGATAAGCCCTGTattgaaaaaggaaggaaggaaaaaacaaagaaagaaaggaagaaagaaaggaagaaagaaaggaagaaaggaaggaaggaaggaaggaaggaaggaaggaaggaaggaaggaaggaaggaagaaaggacccTTTTTAAGAGTTACAAGCAAATGGCCTAAGTACAGCTCACTTGTTCACACCTTGACCTCACTGGTTTCTCACCGTTGGACTATAGCAGTCCTAGGGGTGGCAGTACAGGTACAGCCCACTAGACCGAGGTTGAAAATGGTTGAGAAGCCttcccaaggctacacagaagcTACCAGCACCATCCCATGCTACCTAACAAGTCTCTGTTCTCCCAAAGAGCCAGGTGTTGAACACACCAAGAGGATCCCAACAGTCCTTTCCACCCCGGGCCACTCCTTTTGGTTCTGTTCTGCTTGGCTTTAAGCATCTCCTGCCTACTTGGCTTCCCATtcccctttttcattttacaggtTGGTCTCAAGGATAAGCACAGCACTGCTCAACTAATTGGGACGGATTCTCGGGGAAGAAAGCGGTGTTTGCTGAGCATCTGCTAgtacttcctgcttcctctcattCGCTCAGTGGAACTTGCATGGCTGCAGTTCTCAACAGGCAATCAATCATCAGAGGCCTTCTGCCTGGGGCAATGCATGGCTGCAGTTCTCAACAGGCAATCANNNNNNNNNNNNNNNNNNNNNNNNNNNNNNNNNNNNNNNNNNNNNNNNNNNNNNNNNNNNNNNNNNNNNNNNNNNNNNNNNNNNNNNNNNNNNNNNNNNNCAATCATCAGAGGCCTTCTGCCTGGGGCAATGCATGGCTGCAGTTCTCAACAGGCAATCATCATCTCTGTGCTGGGGACAAGATAAAAATTTCTGCTGCTCCATAGctcttatttgtttatctttttttaaaaaacatgatttatttatttttatttgacatgcactggtgttttgcctgcatgtatatctatgtgagggtgtcggatctcctggaactggagttacagacagttctgagctgccgtgtgcgtgctgggaatggaatcccggtcctctggaagaacaactagtgctcttaactgctgagccgtctctacAGGCCCTGatatcagtttttaatttttaaagatttattttattttatgtgtttaagtgttctgtctacatgcatgtgcacggtGTCTCTGTACCCAGTAACTGAGGGGTGAGAAGGGGACATCTGAACCCCTAGAAATAGAGCTACAATCGGCTGTGAGCTAAGATGTTGCTGCTGGGAACCGagtctaggttctctgcaagaacaaccagCGCTCTTATCAgccaatccatctctccagccccaggcatgtatttttaaattttttattatagtgtgtgtgtgtgtgcgcatgcgcgcgcgcgcgccaaTACTCCTGTGGAAGTTAGAGGAAAAACTTGGGGGAAccggttctctctctcctttgaatTTGTGGGTCTTGGAGAGTGTTGTCAGGCATGAGAGCAAGTGtctttctttacccactgagccatctcgctggccctgtGTAGCTCATATTTTGGATCAAGTGACAATAGCACAAAAGCCAGGAGATAAGGGCTCTCCATCGTGATGTGCCCTTCAAGGCTGAGCGATGCCACATGGTAGAGTTTCAACCTTTCCCAGGTCTGCAGACACATCTGGAATGACTCACAGGAGACGAGGCTGCCTATCAGCCAGAGGTGACAGCCTCTCTTGCTGCTGGGGGTTCTAATACTATACCTGGGGGGCTTCCCACGTCTCTTAAGATGACACTACTCAGAGGCCAGTCATAGTGTCCTCCACCTACACTCTAGTGTTGGAGAGAATGCCAAAAGCTGGGGCCTGGACAACTCCATGCCAAGAGCTGGCAGAGTGGCTGCAGCTTGCCCAATTGTTATTTTCCAGTGCAGTTCCTGAGAGGGCTGGGGtggcctcctgagcactgggctgTAAAGAAAGGGCTCCAACTGTTTTCTTCTGCCCTGTGCCAGAAGAATCCTCTGCTCTCTTTCTTAGACACAGATCTTCTGGGCCCATAAGGACCCACTGACACCCACCTGCTCCTGCAGACCATGGAGATGAGGAGGTAACGGGGAGAAAGCAGACACCCCTCTGAAAGGCCAGCACTAGCGGGGGCTTTGGAACCTCACATCTAATTCCTTCATTCCGACTCTAGCACTTCTAAAGTCCTGGCTGCCCCCTACTCTACGAGAGCAGGATTCTTGTGCTCCCAAGCTGTTGAGCAGCCCTAATGCTGGCTCACTCCTGGTGCCTCACTCTGGCACTGCAGCAGAAGCCATGTTCTCCTCCCTCACATCTGCAGCAGAGCAGCCAGGCTGCTGGATCCTTTGTAGGCAAAAGACCTGAATGTGGGCACCGAGTCTGCAGGTTGCTAACTCAATTCCTCCTTCGGAGGGTAAGGATGATATAAAAATGAGATAATGCTCAAATACTCTGCAAATACCCTCTTAATACTCCCTAGCCTGAGCTCTCACCCCACCAAGCTCCTAGACAAACACAGCTGCAACATCCCAGTGCCTCTAGGAGTTCAGCAAACATAGCCTGGGTGCTATTCAAACAGGTCTGGCTCATGGGCATCTCCAAGCCTCCCCATCATGGCTTTCCAGACACAGGGAAGCAAGTTCCGGGCAAGAATTTAcagggaaagaacagaaaggcagATCACCTTATGGGGTACTGCTTTGACCTTCATCTGGTGGGAAGTGGCTAGACTAAAATGAGCCTCCCCCAGAACAAAAGGGGTATGGGAAGGGTGGGTCAAGGCTTCTGTTCATATCACTGTGCattaaatctttcctttttttatatgAAGCCATTTCACAGCCAGGCCTCAGGGGAACTTCAGAACCACACTGTGTGGGCATGCAGCACGTAACAGAATGGCAGTTATATAGATTCAAATGTCTACTTGCCCAGATCTCCTACTTCTAAGCCCAAACCTCCTTCAGGACCCAGACTACCTGGGTCATTTAGATGCAGATAGTGGCAGATTCcaaatatcctttgctttagCATGGATAAAACTGGACCTGTTCAGGAAGGGCACCACCCAAAGATGGAGGTGAACCaggtgatcccaagtgctgagaatggGGTCTATCCCAAGCCCACACATGAACCCTGAAGACAGAAGAGATAGAAACCATCCAAGATCGAAGAGAGGGGCGCCGAGAAAGGggccttctccccctccccttcctgacTGCCCGAGGGTCCCGGGGGGGTTAAAGCTTTCCTGGGgctcctccagcaccaggtcCCAGCCGACCCTGCAGGACGGGGTATCAGTTCTCATCtgtttttcttgctattttttcCTTGGTGGGAAAAACTAGACCCAAGACCTTGGCTGAGGTGGGGCAGCTCTCTGGGGCCAGGGGAGACACCGATCTCTCCCTATGCCTGAAAATAGGAAGCTGATGCATGGGGTGGGGCCGTGGAAAATGTCTCTCATTCTTgaggaagtctctcttaaatcCAGACCTAAGTCCTCACCACCTCCAGGGGCAGGTGGGAGTTCTCAGTCCCAGGCAGAATGTCAAAACAGCAGGACAACTTAAAGAGTTAATGGAGGGGACAGGCCCTTGCCGACGATCCCAGCGCTTGGGACCAGAAGCGAAAGCAgaaagatgagaagttcaaggtcatgctcagctacatagtaagcaTAAGCGAAACAATCTacatgagaccccgtctcaaaaaaaatttttttaaacaagatttaGCAGAAGGCTTTGAGGTTGGCATGGTAACTCACACCTATCCATCTGACCcttggaaatagaggcagaaggatcatgagttcgtggctagcctaggctatgtaaTGAGATCCTGCTTCACTACCCCTCCCAAATGCAACTCAAGGAACCAGAGAAACAAGGGTAAGCCTACCACCTCAAGAGT
The sequence above is a segment of the Microtus ochrogaster isolate Prairie Vole_2 chromosome 6, MicOch1.0, whole genome shotgun sequence genome. Coding sequences within it:
- the Adora1 gene encoding adenosine receptor A1 → MPPYISAFQAAYIGIEVLIALVSVPGNVLVIWAVKVNQALRDATFYFIVSLAVADVAVGALVIPLAILINIGPQTYFHTCLMVACPVLILTQSSILALLAIAVDRYLRVKIPLRYKTVVTQRRAAVAIAGCWILSLVVGLTPMFGWNNLSEVEQAWAANGSVGEPVIKCEFEKVISMEYMVYFNFFVWVLPPLLLMVLIYLEVFYLIRKQLNKKVSASSGDPQKYYGKELKIAKSLALILFLFALSWLPLHILNCITLFCPTCQKPSILIYIAIFLTHGNSAMNPIVYAFRIHKFRVTFLKIWNDHFRCQPKPPIDDDLPEEKADD